Proteins from one bacterium genomic window:
- a CDS encoding replication-associated recombination protein A, with the protein MEPLASQIRPKNLSEFVGQEHLVGENKPLRVAVEDKHLFSFVLWGPPGSGKTTLARIYAKNLDADLYELSAVSAGKDDIRNILKLSKESTKPQVVMIITDKKKQTREEIGKFSSPKPKVLFLDEIHRFNKSQQDFLLPYVERGELTLIGATTENPSFEVIPALLSRCRVFTLQELSESDMGKIISRTGMKMDTKSKEWLIAMANGDARQAVTMLENTKKFYGKITLETLKETLQSKFLRYDKHGEEHHNTISAFIKSMRAGQVDAALYYLARMVDSGEDPKFIARRMVIFASEDIGQAAPTALVVANEVFRAVETIGYPECAINLAHGTVYLATSKKDRRAYEALQKAMGDVKAFGNLPIPLEVRNAPTALMKDMGYGKGYEKYSKKSFLPEKIKDKKYFL; encoded by the coding sequence ATGGAACCGCTCGCGTCACAAATACGGCCCAAAAATCTTTCCGAGTTCGTGGGGCAAGAGCACCTTGTCGGAGAAAATAAACCTCTGCGTGTTGCCGTTGAGGACAAGCATTTATTCTCCTTCGTCCTGTGGGGACCTCCTGGTTCGGGAAAAACAACACTTGCACGCATATATGCAAAAAATCTTGACGCGGATTTGTATGAACTGTCGGCGGTATCGGCCGGCAAAGACGACATCAGAAATATTCTGAAACTTTCAAAGGAAAGCACTAAACCACAGGTGGTTATGATTATCACGGATAAGAAAAAACAAACCCGTGAAGAAATCGGCAAATTTTCCTCCCCAAAGCCAAAAGTTCTTTTTCTCGATGAAATTCATCGTTTCAATAAAAGTCAGCAGGACTTTCTGTTGCCGTACGTCGAACGCGGGGAACTGACACTTATTGGTGCAACGACGGAAAACCCGAGTTTCGAAGTCATCCCGGCCCTGTTGTCCCGATGCCGCGTGTTTACGCTTCAGGAGCTTTCCGAATCCGATATGGGGAAAATCATTTCACGAACGGGGATGAAAATGGACACAAAATCGAAAGAATGGCTCATCGCCATGGCAAACGGCGATGCGCGCCAAGCCGTAACTATGCTTGAAAATACGAAAAAATTTTACGGAAAAATCACCCTTGAAACTCTTAAAGAAACCCTTCAATCAAAATTTCTTCGCTATGACAAACACGGTGAGGAACACCACAATACGATAAGCGCGTTTATCAAAAGTATGCGCGCGGGGCAAGTGGATGCCGCCCTTTATTATCTTGCCCGCATGGTAGACAGCGGGGAGGACCCGAAATTTATCGCGCGACGCATGGTTATATTTGCGAGCGAAGATATCGGACAGGCCGCACCGACAGCTCTTGTTGTGGCAAACGAGGTATTCCGAGCGGTTGAAACCATCGGCTATCCGGAGTGCGCAATCAATCTCGCCCACGGGACCGTATATCTTGCAACGTCAAAAAAAGACAGGCGCGCGTACGAGGCTCTGCAAAAAGCGATGGGTGACGTAAAAGCCTTTGGCAACCTTCCCATTCCGCTTGAAGTCCGCAACGCTCCAACCGCTCTTATGAAAGATATGGGGTACGGAAAGGGATACGAGAAATATTCGAAAAAGAGTTTTCTTCCGGAGAAAATCAAGGACAAAAAATATTTTTTATAA